The genomic region CGAGACAGACTATGGCAGAGAATTGGTATTTTTTAGACCCTAGGACACGTTTTACGGTTTGTGGGAGTTCAAAGGCACCGGGAACATAGATAACAGTCACATCGGAATCTGTGATCCCATGTTGTCTATAGGCATCTTTTGCCCCTTTGAGTAGAGACTCTGTGATAAATTCGTTGAACTTTGAAACGATGACACAATGTTTTTGTCCGTTTCCGATTCTAGTGCCTTCCAATGTAGCGGTCATGTATCCAAAATCCTAAGGGGGTGTTATTTCGCAAGACGAATGACAAGGGTAATCTTTCCGTCTGGATTTTCTACCACTTCAAACCCGTCTCTTTCGAGTGCTTTTTTGGCTCGGTAGATCGCTAGATTGACAACATTGGTTTTCTCATCTGCTGGTTTCTGTGGTTCCCGGTT from Leptospira brenneri harbors:
- the ribH gene encoding 6,7-dimethyl-8-ribityllumazine synthase — its product is MTATLEGTRIGNGQKHCVIVSKFNEFITESLLKGAKDAYRQHGITDSDVTVIYVPGAFELPQTVKRVLGSKKYQFSAIVCLGAVIRGATSHYDLVSGEAAKVGSVADGSVPVIFGVITTESIEQAIERAGTKAGNKGYEAATTAIEMANLFKEIG